One window of Nostoc sp. C052 genomic DNA carries:
- a CDS encoding ferrochelatase, with protein sequence MVATPEKVQHTHEHLSGKDRVAVLLMGYGEVESYEDFANYNEQALNLLTAKFAPVPTWIYPPLAKLLALFDRHEWGHTHHDFISPHNAIFEQQRAGIEKNLQEKWGDKVQVFKAFNFCAPFLPNQVLAEIKNQGFDKLLIYPLLVVDSIFTSGIAIEQVNNALVELTDGDEHWVKAQRYIPSFFNEPAYIDLMAHLVEEKIAELAGAYLPSQIGIVLMNHGCPHKAKGFTSGIAESEAMYDLVRDKLINRYPLISVGWLNHDTPLIDWTQPNAEQAANNLIQLGAKVVIFMPIGFATENHETLLDVHHIIHALEKQHPGTNYVQMACVNDHPEFLAMVAQWADAHIAELLSEQPLAVNPQLAGHHHHHHHH encoded by the coding sequence ATTGCTCATGGGCTACGGCGAAGTCGAAAGCTACGAAGATTTCGCCAACTATAACGAACAGGCTTTAAATCTACTGACAGCAAAATTTGCACCAGTACCAACCTGGATTTATCCCCCCCTAGCAAAGCTTTTGGCGCTATTTGACCGCCATGAGTGGGGACATACACACCACGATTTTATCTCCCCACACAACGCCATCTTTGAACAGCAGCGAGCTGGCATTGAAAAGAATTTACAAGAAAAATGGGGTGATAAGGTTCAAGTTTTCAAAGCTTTTAACTTCTGTGCCCCTTTCCTACCCAATCAAGTCCTGGCAGAAATCAAAAACCAAGGCTTCGACAAGCTGCTAATTTACCCACTGCTAGTTGTTGATTCTATCTTTACTAGTGGGATTGCGATCGAGCAAGTTAACAATGCTCTCGTTGAGTTGACTGATGGTGATGAACACTGGGTTAAAGCACAGCGCTACATTCCTTCTTTCTTCAACGAACCAGCTTACATCGATTTGATGGCTCATCTGGTTGAGGAGAAAATTGCTGAATTAGCAGGCGCTTATCTCCCTTCTCAAATCGGCATTGTGCTAATGAATCACGGCTGTCCCCATAAAGCTAAAGGCTTTACTTCTGGGATTGCCGAAAGTGAAGCAATGTACGATTTAGTTCGGGATAAGTTGATTAACCGTTATCCCTTAATCTCAGTGGGTTGGCTAAATCATGACACACCTTTAATTGATTGGACACAGCCAAATGCAGAGCAAGCGGCAAATAACCTGATTCAATTGGGTGCGAAAGTAGTGATATTTATGCCAATTGGCTTTGCGACAGAAAACCACGAAACTCTATTGGATGTGCATCACATCATCCATGCTTTGGAAAAACAGCATCCTGGTACAAACTACGTGCAAATGGCTTGCGTCAACGACCATCCAGAATTTTTGGCGATGGTGGCGCAATGGGCTGATGCTCATATTGCAGAGTTGTTGTCAGAGCAACCTTTGGCAGTTAATCCTCAATTAGCTGGGCATCATCATCATCACCACCATCATTAA